In the Salinirubrum litoreum genome, one interval contains:
- a CDS encoding P-II family nitrogen regulator has product MTDERTETQADEHTDTTMDPTDATLRTDGGEPELKLVMAYIRPDKLGDVKQALAEVGAPSLTVTDVSGRGSQPAKKGQWRGEEYVVDLHQKTKIECVVADVPYEDVVEAIRESAHTGEKGDGKVFVVDVAEAYQIRTGEAGSEAV; this is encoded by the coding sequence ATGACTGACGAACGGACCGAGACGCAGGCGGACGAACACACCGACACGACGATGGACCCGACTGACGCGACCCTCCGAACAGACGGCGGTGAACCGGAACTGAAGCTGGTGATGGCGTACATCCGGCCGGACAAACTGGGCGACGTGAAACAGGCGCTCGCGGAGGTCGGCGCGCCCTCGCTGACCGTGACGGACGTGTCCGGTCGCGGGAGCCAACCGGCGAAGAAAGGACAGTGGCGCGGCGAGGAGTACGTCGTCGATCTGCACCAGAAGACGAAGATCGAGTGTGTCGTCGCCGACGTGCCGTACGAGGACGTGGTCGAGGCGATCCGCGAGTCGGCCCACACCGGCGAGAAGGGCGACGGCAAGGTGTTCGTCGTCGACGTGGCCGAGGCGTACCAGATCAGAACGGGAGAGGCAGGCTCAGAGGCAGTCTGA
- a CDS encoding Lrp/AsnC family transcriptional regulator: MSSSFDDIDRAILRHLLEDGRASVDALASAADASEATVSFRRAKLEATDVVRGYKPAVNYDALGFQTVLLHLRSREPTATAETLGDHAGVVSVYETTGHHNVLAVVRVADDADLDRLVETITTDVAVSAATASPVSRTLCEYRPVEPVE, from the coding sequence ATGTCGTCGTCGTTCGACGACATCGACCGTGCGATCCTCAGACACCTGCTCGAAGACGGACGAGCCAGCGTGGACGCGCTGGCGTCGGCCGCAGACGCCTCGGAGGCGACCGTCTCGTTCCGGCGAGCGAAACTGGAGGCGACCGACGTGGTCCGCGGCTACAAACCCGCTGTGAACTACGACGCGCTCGGGTTCCAGACCGTCCTGCTCCACCTCCGGAGCCGGGAACCGACCGCGACGGCCGAGACGCTCGGCGACCACGCCGGCGTCGTCTCCGTCTACGAGACGACCGGTCACCACAACGTCCTCGCGGTGGTCCGCGTCGCGGACGACGCCGACCTGGATCGGCTGGTGGAGACCATCACGACCGACGTGGCGGTCTCGGCTGCCACGGCCTCGCCGGTGTCGCGGACCCTCTGTGAGTACCGGCCCGTGGAACCGGTGGAGTGA